Sequence from the Candidatus Poribacteria bacterium genome:
TTACCAGCCTTTGGTCAAAGAAACAGAGATTACGCATTCCATGCTCAACGATTTGCTGGAACGCCTCTTTGACAACTCAGCTGAGAAGTTGGTGAACACGCTCCTCGAGGTGCGACAAACCAGCGTAGATGAACACAACCGTTTACAAGCGTTGATTAATAACTATCAACCTGAAGGAGAAGAAACCAATGACTAAGCAAATCCTTCTTTCCTTGCTCAATTGTTCGTGGCAGTGGATGCTTCTGATCGGCTTGATATGGTTCGTCGCAACTCCCCCATTCCACAAAAGTCGTCGCTCCAACACCACTGTTCATCTGCTCTGGCTGTTATCTTTACTCAGTCTACCGATCTTATTCGGTTTGAATCAATTTGTGCCAGCACCCTCCATCGGCAACACGGTGCCAGAATTAGCGCAGGCGAGACCAATAGAGGTATCGGGTTTAGTTGCTCAGGCTACGGATTTACCAGAAATTTCGTCCACTGAAAACTATACACAATCCGAGAACCAACTGTTTATTGGCGGTAAATCTTTCTTTAATTGGAAAACCAAAACGGACCTGCTATTGTGTGTCTGGGCAATTGGTGCACTTGCCATGTTAGTCCGTTTCATCTTTGGCTTGTACCGAATCTATCAACTCCGACGCAATGCTGTGGCGGCTGATGATTCATATCAGGCAATCTGCCGACGATTGGCGCGACAATTGGATATAAATCGTCCGGTTACTGTATGCTTCTCGGATCGGGTATCATCACCGATTTCATTCGGTTGGTTATCACCCTACATTCTGATTCCACGAAAACTGAATTTGGAGCAGTTTGAGTTGGTAGCCGCTCACGAGTTGGCACATGTACAACGCCTTGATTGGTTGACGAACCTCTTTTCGCACTTGGTGGGTGTTATCTTCTTCTTCCATCCAATTTACCATTTCCTTAACCGCGAGCTCGTCCGCGTACGGGAACGTATCTGTGACGATTGGGTCATCCGATTGACGGGTGCCAGAAAAAACTATGCGCAGTGTCTATTGGATCTGGTGCGTCACGAAGACCGAGTTATCCCACTTGCGTTATCACTCAATCAGCCATCGCAATTGGAATCTCGCATTGATTCTATTTTGAAAAGCAATCGACGGTTAGACGTGCAATTGAAGCCGCGTTTGCAGTTAATGGTAGCGACTTTACTCCTAACCTGCCTTCCCTTATTAGCGATGGCACAATTAGTGCCTTTGAAGACTTTCCAAGTCTCGCTGTTCGCTCAGACACCTCGGAAAGCAGAAAAAGAGGTTGGTAAGACTGACGAAAAGCAGGTCATGCAAAAAGAGAAAGCTGGAAAGATGGATGGGAAACAGTACAAAGATGATTCATATATCAAAGTGAAAGACCCTATCCTGTTTGCGAAGTCTGAAGAAAACAAGATATTCTCTGGACCGCAACCTGGGGAAAGACTCCCGGCATTGATGGTGACCGGCATTGATGGCGAACTTGAGGGTCAGACGTATGATATCACCGCTGAGATGGATGGGAAGCCATTTGTATTGTTCTTGCAAGATACCAATGGCGTTGGCGTAAAAGGGCTTGTTAACGTGTTTGAGTTGCTGCTTCAAATTGATGCTTTCCAAAAAAGGCATAGCAAGGCAACGGGTGCCGAAAAGTCTAATGAAGGGCTCCAGATAGGTGTTGTGTTCCTTGCAGATAATCTTGACACTCTACCTGAATGGGCGCGTGATATGTTAAGAAAAGAGGTTCCAAATGAGGTATTAACAGGATTATCGCCCGATGGACGTGAAGGACCAGGGAGTTATGGACTGAACCGCAATGTGGCACAGACCGTTCTTATCGCTAAAGATGGGAAAGTGCTACACAACTTCGCTTTCACACAACCGATGCTCTATCCCGATCCACATTTCCTCGGTGCCATCGCAGACGCAGTTGGAGCAGATGCCCTTGCGCTGGAGAAATGGTTGAATGAAGCAACAACGAAACGCAGCGACGAGAAAAAGGTGAAGGCTGTCATCATTAAAGAGAACGACGATACCTCTGGTGATACTCATGACTGGTGGTTGGAACTCCGCAATCTAACCGATAACGAAGTGAACTTGAAAGGGTGGACACTCGACATTGTCACCACCGAATTGGATACTGAAGGGAAGTTAATCCGATTCACTAACGATGTTAAAATCCCCGCTGGTGGTGTCATTATTAAAGATATCGACGATGCCTCTGGTGATGCTCATGACTGGTGGTTGGAACTCCGTAACCCAACCGATAACGAAATGAACTTGAAAGGGTTGACCGTGAACCTTTTCGCCCCCAAGTTGGATACCGAGGGGAAGTTAATTCCAGTTCTCTTTTTTAATAAGGATGTTAAAATTCCCGCTGGCGGTGTCCTTCGGGTTCCTTACCCGGAATCCCTCGAAAAATTGGGCATTATCTTTCAGGAATATGAGCAACCCCACAAAGAAAAAAAGGAACGTGGGCAGACAATGGAGAAAGACGATGCTCGCGAGCGTGAACACACTCCATCTCTCGAAGAACTCGTCAAGCCGTTCGACAAAGATGGCGATGGCAAATTGAATAAGGAAGAAGGCATGGCAATGCGCCGCGCCTTAGTAAATCGGGAATCCCCAAACCGATACCGCAGAGAGAACGTTGAAGTGAAAAACCCTGCTGGGTTTGAAAAGGTGCGGGGCGCAACGCTCTTTTCTGGTCCACAATCCGGTGAAAATCTGCCACCATTGATGGCTAAGGGCATCAATGGTGAAACGAAAGGCAAAACGTTCGATGTTATCGCCAAGGCAGACGGACAACTCCTCGTTCTCTTCCTACAAGATGAAAGCGGTCTCGGTTTACGAGGGTTGCTTGGCATTTCTCGTTTACTCGCTCAAATTGCCGAGAAGTCTGAACAGGCAATGCATATAAATGCTGTGTTTTTAGGGGATACACCGGATACCGTGGAGAATCAAGCCAGTAAGTTAGTATCACATGTTCCAAGTGGTGTCTTACTTGGTGTTTCCCAGGATGGTCGTGAAGGACCAGGCAGCTACGGACTCAATCGCAGTGTCGCGCAGACGGTTATCATCGCCAAAGATGGCAAAGTGCTATATAACTTTGCTTTCACGCAACCTATGCTCCGTCCAGATCCATACCTTCTTGGGGCTGTTGGTGAGGCAATTGGTGTAAAACCTAAGACGCTTGAAAAATGGTTGAATGTAGGAGATCTTACAATCGCCATTAAAAACCCTACCGAGGGTGAAAAGACTGGCAAAATGCGCTTAAACGGAAACATTGTCCAGTTTGACGAATTGGGCTCTCGCCTTCTCAATTTGCCTGAAGAACAAAAATCTATGCTCACTATCCAATCTGGACGAGATGTACCTCATGAACAGATTGTCAAAGTAATGGATATGGCAAAAAAGGCAGGTATTGATCAAATTGGATTTGCAATCGATTCAACTGAAGGTGATCGGATGCAGCGAGCTTTTGTCGGACAGCTTCGAGAGATGGTCGAAAAGGGCGAAATCACTGGCGAAGAAGCCCGCGAACTATACGAGGAAGCATTTCCTCGTAGCAAAGAAGATTGAGCTTCGGAAAACCTGTAGGGACGGAAATAACATACCGTCCCTACACGAAACAAAGCAGATATTGTATGAGGAGAAAAATGAAGGGAATAAAACGATGCGATGGGATTAACCGTCGTGATTTTCTGCGCGTCGGTGGATTGGCGGCACTCGGATTAGGGTTAGGTGATTTTTTCTACCTCCAACGCGCCTTTGCTGTGGGGGCGGGGTCACCGCGAAGAAACACCCAAGCAAAAACCCCCTACGCAGCAAAAGCGAAATCCTGTATCCTGATATGGCTTGATGGGGGTCCCAGCCATTTGGAGACCTTCGATCCGAAACCTAACGCGCCGCAGGAAGTTCGCGGACCGTTAAAAACTATTCCCACAAATCTGGCAGGCGTATATATCAGTGAATGTTTGGAACGAACGGCAGGCATTATGGATAAAATTGCCATCATTCGCTCGATGACCTCGCCGCTTGGTGAACACAGTCTCGGCACGCAATACTTAATGACTGGATACAAACCTACGCCTGCGTTGGAGTATCCGACCTTTGGGGCAACGGTCACCTATATCAGATCTCAAAATAGTCAGAACGCTTCAAGAGATGCACTCACCGCTTTGCCGCCCAACATTGCAGTTCCGAATTTCACAGGTCAAGTGTCGGGAAACGGTTACTTACCGAATGCTACGCGCCCATTTTCTGTTGGCAGTGATCCGAAAAGACCTGACTTTAAAGTTCGCGACCTTGATTTCTATGAGGGGCTTGATTTGCAACGCGTTTCCCGGCGTAGGCAGTTCGTCAATGCGCTCAACGAATTCAGTCGTGCCAAAGACGCTGACGCAACGACGGTATCGGATCCGGACTTAGAACGTGCCTATAATCTGATTACATCACCCGAAGCCAAAGCAGCGTTCACGCTTTCCGAGGAGCCGCAAGAGGTACACCAGCGATATGGTCGGGGTGGTGTGAACGGAATCGGGCAGAGCTGCTTATTGGCACGCAGGCTTGTTGAACGTGGTGTGCCATTCGTGACCGTCAATCATACTGGGTGGGATACGCATAACGATATATTCCAGTTGAAAGAGCGATATCCTACCGATCGGAATGCACATCTACCCTCCCTTGATCGGGCATTGAGTGCGTTGATTCAGGACCTTACCGATCGTCGCATGTTGGATGAAACGCTCGTGGTGGTTATGGGCGAGTTTGGACGTACCCCGAAGATTAACTCGCAAGGTGGACGTGATCATTGGCCCAACGTGTTCAGCGTGATGTTGGCAGGTGGTGGTGTGCAAGGCGGTCAAATCGTCGGTAGTAGCGATGCGCTCGGTGAGTTTCCAAAGGAACGTCCCGTGACACCATCGGATCTGTCAGCCACAATCTATACGCTGCTCGGTATTGACCCCAGTTTTGAGTTGCATACCAGTGACGGGAGACCTGTCCGCGTTGCTCCTGATGGTGCTAATGTTGTTTCGGAATTAATCGCTTAAGTTCTCAACTATTGCATAATAGTATATGCGATAATTGTCAATTGTCTGAATCGCGGAAGCCACTGAGGACGCGGAGGACGCGGAGGTAAGAGATTTTTTCTGACTGCACACATTTTTAGGAAAGGCCATGTAAGAATCACAATAGCAGTTTCCGCGTCTTCTGTGTTCTCCGCGCGCTCCGCGATTCAGACAACATCCCTAATTGAACAAAACAAATAGATCTATTTATGAAATGTATACCCGCAACAATTTTAACTTTAATCTTGGTTGGTGTGTTGGTTTCGGTTTGCGCGCTTTACGCACAAGATCGGACAAAAGAGGATTATTGGAATCAGTTCCGCGGTCCAAATGGAGACGGCAAGGCAATAGGTAGTGCCCTCCCTACCGAATTTAGCGAAACGAAAAACGTCCGTTGGAAAACACCTATTCACGATAAAGGGTATTCATCGCCTATTGTTTGGGGAAATCAGATTTGGGTGACAACCGCGCGTGAAGATGGCAGAGAACTCTTTGCGATCTGTGTAGACTTGGAGAGTGGGGACATCTTGCACGATATAAAAGTATTCGATGTCGCGGAACCGCAACTTGAACACGGGGACCTCAACAGTCACGCTTCGCCGACTCCAATTGTAGAGGAAGGACGCATCTATGTTCACTATGGCACTTATGGCACCGCCTGTCTGGACACGAAAACAGGCGAGAAACTTTGGGAACGCCGAGACCTCAATTGTGATCACCGTGTGCGTCCCGCGTCTTCTCCGATTATTGATGAGGAGACACTATTCCTTACCTTCGATGGCGTTGATGTGCAGTTTATTGCTGCACTGAATAAAAACACTGGGGACACCTTGTGGCTGCAGCATCGAAAAGTTGACTCAAATTTTGAGGATGTTCTCAGAGCCAAGGGTGTTAAGGATATTGAAGAAACGAAAAAAGAAAAGCCAAACGATAACAGGAAATCTTATGCAACGCCAACGATTATCACATATCAAGGAAAGAAGCAGTTGGTGAGTCCGGCAGCGGAAGTCACAATATCATACAATCCGAAAACAGGCGATGAACTTTGGCGCGTTCGACATGAAGGGTGGGGCTGGAACGTTGCATGCCGTCCGATTTTTGCACACAATCTTGTCTATTTTACAACTGGCGTGGAAAAATTATTGCTGGCTGTTGATCCGTCTGGCATGGGTGATGTTACGGATACACATACCGTTTGGAGCCATCGCAAGGGTGCTCCTGAAATACCGTCGCCACTCATTGTTGACGACTTGATGTTTATGGTTAACGAGGGCGGTGTCGTCTCTTGTATAGAGGCAAAGAATGGAAATCTTGTATGGAAAGGTCGTGTCGGCGGAAATCACTGGGCATCACCGCTATATGCAGGTGGCAACATCTATTTTTTCAGCATGGAAGGACGAGTGTCGGTTATCCGTGCGGCGCGCGAATTTAAATTACTTGCACGGAATGAGTTTGATAACGAATTTATTGCCTCTGGTGCCGTTGCTGGTAACGCGCTAATTCTGCGTTCGCTTACCCACCTCTATTGTATTGAAGAAATGAATCCAAGTGAACGAAAATAAAATACAGATTAGACAGAGACGAAACAAATGAAAATCATTCGGTTAGCTCCTATAGCATTGACACTATCAGTCGTCTTATTTTTCTGCGATTACCTCCACCAGAATATATCTTTTGCAGATGACGATCAGACTAACTTTGCTGCATCAAAATCGTCTGACCGTGTTGATTTTGAAAATGATTTGATACCGATTTTTACCAAGTTCGGGTGTAACGCTGGGGCATGTCATGGCGCAGCTGCTGGTCGGGGTGAATTCAATTTGTCGCTCTTCGGTGGTAATCCACAAGCGGACTATGCGGCGATTGTTCGGCAGCTCGCAGGACGGCGCATCAATCTGATGCACCCAGAAGAGAGCCTCGTCATTCTAAAACCGACAGCGCAAATCAGTCATGGCGGTGGGCAGGTTTTGGATGAAAATGGAGAAGGCGCGCGATTGCTCCGCAATTGGATCCGGCAAGGCGCGACTTACGAAACGCTACGTCATTTGGAGCGTGTTGAAATATCGCCGCAAAAACATGTTATCTCTACTCTTGAGCGTCCGGTTCAACTGCACGCAACTGCCCATTTTTCAGATGGGACAAGAGAAGACGTGACACGATGGACTGTCTTTACACCAGAGGACACTTCAGCGATTGAAATTGACACAGCCACTGCCGTCGCCAAAGTGCTTCGCCGCGGTCGGCATATCATTCTTGCTCGTTATCTCACAGAGGTCGTTCCCATTGAGTTTATTGTACCTTTGAACAAAGTTCTGCCACACAGCCCAATTCAGAAAAACAAGCCTGAAACGAAGTGGAAGGCGATCCAAGAGAGAAGCACGTTGATACCTAAACCCACTTCACTTAACCGCAAGGAAAATTTAAAAATTGATGATGAAATCCTCAAATTACTCTCAACGCTCCGATTGCCAGTATCCCCACCTGTTGATGATGCCACCTTCTTACGTAGAGTGACACTTGACCTCACCGGACACCTCCCTACATCAGATGAGACGACAGCATTTCTCGCAGATTCCAATAGAAATAAACGGGAAACGTTGGTGGATACATTGCTTGGGTCGGATGAATTTAACGAGTACTGGACATTGCAGCTGGCGAAGCTGCTACGGATTGGCGCGCAGGAAAGAAATACACAAGGCACTTTTGTCTATCACCAATGGCTTTCCGAACAGATTCGCGACGGTGTTGGATATAATCAGATAGCACGTTCAGTTATTTTAGCAACAGGCGATTCCCATGAGGTCGGTCCGGCGAATTTTTACCGCACAGTAAATGGAGCGCGAGAACAAGCCGAATTCATGAGTGAACTCTTCATGGGAGCTCGACTCCGATGCGCGAATTGCCATAACCACCCACTCGACAAATGGACACAAGACGATTACCACGGATTGGCGGCGATCTTTGCGAAAATAGAGAGCGATCAGATCGTTAAGGTAAAACCGTCGGGTGAGGTTATCCACCCAGCGACGCGGGAAAAAGCAGTGCCGCGGATTCCCGGCAATTGGTTTTTGCCTGCCGATGTTGCTGATGGGCGAGTCGAATTGGTGGATTGGCTAACAGGTCAAGACAACCCATACTTTGCCAAAGCGATCGTTAACAGATTGTGGAAGGCGATGATGGGACGAGGGTTAGTCGAACCCGTTGACGATTTCCGATCTACCAATCCAGCCACCCACCCTGCGTTGCTAACAGAACTCGCTGACGACTTCGTGGCACACGGCTATGACTTACGATGGACACTCAGACGCATCGCGCTCAGTGAATCTTACGCACGCAGTGCAGATACGCTCCCCCAAAACGCGACGGATGATCGTTTCTATTCACATGCGCTGCAAAAACCGCTTGAACCGGAGGTGTTGGCGGATGCCATTTCAGATGTCCTCGGTATACCTGACACCTACGGCAATGAACCAAAAGGCACTCGTGCGGTCTCTCTATTCAATCCAAACACTGAATCCGAGGCACTTGATATCTTAGGACGATGTGGACGTGAAACCTCATGTGAGAGTGCTACTGAAGTAACGGATGGACTTCAGCGTAAACTGCACCTGTTCAATGGCGATCTTCTCAATGCTCGCATCGGGGTTGCGGGCAGTCGACTTGACAGATTGATGGCAGTTGACAAATTACCGATGGAGATTGTTAGCGAGTTCTACCTTGCTGCGCTAAGTCGGTATCCAACAGAGACCGAGCAACAGTTTTGGGAACAGCACATTGATGTCAATTCATCTGCCAATTTGCAACGCGCGATCCTCGAGGACATGGTGTGGAGTCTGCTAACCTGTAATGAGTTTGTGGCAAATCACTAATACAACGACTCTATTCAAATAGAATTGGGTCGTATCCGTTGTTTTATTACGAGGTAAGTTTCGTGCCAAATCTCTTTTTTGCAATTTTAGTTGCGTTCATCTGCGTAGTCTCTATTGCTCCGGCACAGGAAAAAACCATGCATAACCAAGATGCTGTCGAAGTAAACAGCAAGGCATTGATCGTGGACATAGTACGTGCTGCGGGTAGTCGTTCCGAGATCAATGTAAACCAGTTGTTGAATAACCAGAAAAGCCCTGAATCCGTTGGGGCAGATGAAGCGATTGAGAAATGGATTGACGAAAATGGGGAATCGATCATTGGTACTCGCGGCGGTCCCTTT
This genomic interval carries:
- a CDS encoding DUF1553 domain-containing protein, whose amino-acid sequence is MKIIRLAPIALTLSVVLFFCDYLHQNISFADDDQTNFAASKSSDRVDFENDLIPIFTKFGCNAGACHGAAAGRGEFNLSLFGGNPQADYAAIVRQLAGRRINLMHPEESLVILKPTAQISHGGGQVLDENGEGARLLRNWIRQGATYETLRHLERVEISPQKHVISTLERPVQLHATAHFSDGTREDVTRWTVFTPEDTSAIEIDTATAVAKVLRRGRHIILARYLTEVVPIEFIVPLNKVLPHSPIQKNKPETKWKAIQERSTLIPKPTSLNRKENLKIDDEILKLLSTLRLPVSPPVDDATFLRRVTLDLTGHLPTSDETTAFLADSNRNKRETLVDTLLGSDEFNEYWTLQLAKLLRIGAQERNTQGTFVYHQWLSEQIRDGVGYNQIARSVILATGDSHEVGPANFYRTVNGAREQAEFMSELFMGARLRCANCHNHPLDKWTQDDYHGLAAIFAKIESDQIVKVKPSGEVIHPATREKAVPRIPGNWFLPADVADGRVELVDWLTGQDNPYFAKAIVNRLWKAMMGRGLVEPVDDFRSTNPATHPALLTELADDFVAHGYDLRWTLRRIALSESYARSADTLPQNATDDRFYSHALQKPLEPEVLADAISDVLGIPDTYGNEPKGTRAVSLFNPNTESEALDILGRCGRETSCESATEVTDGLQRKLHLFNGDLLNARIGVAGSRLDRLMAVDKLPMEIVSEFYLAALSRYPTETEQQFWEQHIDVNSSANLQRAILEDMVWSLLTCNEFVANH
- a CDS encoding PQQ-binding-like beta-propeller repeat protein, which gives rise to MKCIPATILTLILVGVLVSVCALYAQDRTKEDYWNQFRGPNGDGKAIGSALPTEFSETKNVRWKTPIHDKGYSSPIVWGNQIWVTTAREDGRELFAICVDLESGDILHDIKVFDVAEPQLEHGDLNSHASPTPIVEEGRIYVHYGTYGTACLDTKTGEKLWERRDLNCDHRVRPASSPIIDEETLFLTFDGVDVQFIAALNKNTGDTLWLQHRKVDSNFEDVLRAKGVKDIEETKKEKPNDNRKSYATPTIITYQGKKQLVSPAAEVTISYNPKTGDELWRVRHEGWGWNVACRPIFAHNLVYFTTGVEKLLLAVDPSGMGDVTDTHTVWSHRKGAPEIPSPLIVDDLMFMVNEGGVVSCIEAKNGNLVWKGRVGGNHWASPLYAGGNIYFFSMEGRVSVIRAAREFKLLARNEFDNEFIASGAVAGNALILRSLTHLYCIEEMNPSERK
- a CDS encoding BlaI/MecI/CopY family transcriptional regulator, which produces MKTKRLHPLELEVMKVVWRLTRATVNDVLDNINRKLAYTTVATTMKSLEKKGFLSHQVDGRTFVYQPLVKETEITHSMLNDLLERLFDNSAEKLVNTLLEVRQTSVDEHNRLQALINNYQPEGEETND
- a CDS encoding DUF1501 domain-containing protein; amino-acid sequence: MKGIKRCDGINRRDFLRVGGLAALGLGLGDFFYLQRAFAVGAGSPRRNTQAKTPYAAKAKSCILIWLDGGPSHLETFDPKPNAPQEVRGPLKTIPTNLAGVYISECLERTAGIMDKIAIIRSMTSPLGEHSLGTQYLMTGYKPTPALEYPTFGATVTYIRSQNSQNASRDALTALPPNIAVPNFTGQVSGNGYLPNATRPFSVGSDPKRPDFKVRDLDFYEGLDLQRVSRRRQFVNALNEFSRAKDADATTVSDPDLERAYNLITSPEAKAAFTLSEEPQEVHQRYGRGGVNGIGQSCLLARRLVERGVPFVTVNHTGWDTHNDIFQLKERYPTDRNAHLPSLDRALSALIQDLTDRRMLDETLVVVMGEFGRTPKINSQGGRDHWPNVFSVMLAGGGVQGGQIVGSSDALGEFPKERPVTPSDLSATIYTLLGIDPSFELHTSDGRPVRVAPDGANVVSELIA